One Mya arenaria isolate MELC-2E11 chromosome 7, ASM2691426v1 genomic window carries:
- the LOC128241030 gene encoding probable serine/threonine-protein kinase DDB_G0267514, protein MDMRIDSEVTENLNTTHFGITADLKDCISNTAATDSSLDMVTQTFIETSDLGENDGKGTHSLTTTTFICDKDGTCANAVSAACETSVFCEKDGIGANAVSTFLETSVIHERDATGANAVLTFPETSVIHEKDGTGATAIPTIPETIPETSAMCVNNGFVDSVETRLDKDENENDIKAKLTGKNSRKSMGSSDNLVAEQPPVKKGFTQLDANTDNLNVRFGDFKLLEKIGEGGFGEVYKGEYLGTDIAVKKVKIKRMKVVKQSVLQEVVTNSNLRHPNIVLLMGYSINTDCLCLLTEFIAGPNLDDVLFADNEYEFTVPQKHAVALQVCQGVAYLHNNNPIVIHRDIKPENILLTRNLETAKFCDMGLSKVKVMNTMTKTVADRRETKPGTPAYQAPEILLQARRGRTQADVWSLCCSLVELFTAKTIWDLTSEDDENDDSVQVIIRAMQRKDMPHGLSNLDREHTLSVQLKAVIQKGLSYQIEDRPTALDFVVALKHEL, encoded by the exons ATGGATATGCGAATCGACAGCGAGGTTACTGAAAATCTGAACACCACACACTTTGGCATAACTGCTGATTTGAAAGATTGCATTTCTAATACAGCAGCTACAGATTCTAGCCTAGACATGGTTACACAAACGTTTATTGAAACAAGTGATTTGGGTGAAAATGATGGTAAAGGTACACAcagtttaacaacaacaacttttatcTGTGACAAAGATGGCACATGTGCAAATGCTGTATCAGCAGCTTGTGAAACAAGTGTATTCTGTGAAAAAGACGGCATAGGTGCAAACGCTGTTTCAACATTTCTTGAAACAAGTGTAATCCATGAAAGAGATGCCACAGGTGCAAACGCTGTTCTTACATTTCCTGAAACAAGTGTAATCCATGAAAAAGATGGCACAGGGGCAACTGCTATTCCAACAATTCCTGaaacaattcctgaaacaaGTGCAATGTGTGTAAACAATG GATTTGTGGATTCTGTGGAAACCAGACTGGACAaggatgaaaatgaaaatgatattaaagctAAGCTTACTGGAAAAAACTCAAGAAAGAGTATGGGTTCTTCTGATAATTTAGTTGCAGAGCAACCACCAGTTAAAAAAGGGTTTACACAGTTGGATGCTAATACTGACAACTTAAATGTAAGGTTTGGAGACTtcaaattattggaaaaaatagGGGAGGGTGGTTTTGGTGAGGTTTACAAAGGTGAATATTTGGGAACAGATATTGCAGTGAAGAAAGTTAAGATAAAACGCATGAAAGTTGTGAAACAGTCAGTGTTGCAAGAAGTTGTCACAAACAGTAATCTTAGGCATCCAAACATTGTTCTACTGATGGGTTACTCAATCAATACTGACTGTCTCTGTCTTCTCACAGAGTTCATTGCAGGTCCAAATTTGGATGATGTGCTTTTTGCTGACAATGAGTACGAATTTACTGTGCCTCAAAAACATGCAGTGGCATTGCAAGTATGTCAGGGTGTAgcatatttacataataataatccAATAGTTATTCACAGAGACATTAAGCCTGAAAACATTTTGCTGACGAGAAATTTGGAAACGGCAAAATTTTGTGACATGGGATTGTCTAAGGTGAAGGTAATGAATACCATGACCAAAACAGTTGCAGATCGCAGAGAGACAAAGCCAGGAACTCCAGCTTATCAAGCTCCAGAGATTCTTCTGCAAGCTAGGAGAGGCAGAACACAAGCAGATGTTTGGAGCCTCTGTTGTTCATTAGTTGAGCTCTTTACTGCCAAAACCATATGGGACTTGACCAGTGAGGATGATGAAAATGACGACTCTGTCCAGGTTATAATCCGGGCAATGCAAAGAAAGGATATGCCACATGGGTTAAGTAATTTAGACAGGGAGCATACTCTTTCAGTGCAGCTGAAGGCTGTTATTCAGAAGGGCTTATCATACCAGATTGAGGACAGACCGACAGCATTAGACTTTGTAGTTGCGctaaaacatgaactttaa
- the LOC128241031 gene encoding uncharacterized protein LOC128241031, with protein sequence MDAAGQEKRKQKPSGRHTMYKLHIGWRHYCQGDFRQITSRRGGGIRKMEYNITEPQSVESIIEVGKRLFFPNGRNSFGNLNDMEVNLTNYSGEKIERFCNIDEQPCTFQEFLKSTGRYSSQFHVYLSTKSITYDKIKPLEETSETSYLANRKTIQGLHVQYTKNETSEYSGDTSIITCHSTKQCRELSGIPDDIDDYDPLEDGYNVTYLAVNDKVYMERTSSGLSFPQDVAGQDSAYIFHGPNEICGMNEGKVVLGVVTNCSENVNYTWYKDQSIYAAGINLMLIHTNDTGV encoded by the exons atg gaTGCTGCAGGACAGGAAAAGAGAAAACAGAAACCTAGCGGCCGTCATACTATGTACAAGCTACATATCGGATGGCGCCATTACTGTCAAGGTGACTTTAGACAAATTACATCAAGACGAGGTGGGGGCATTCGGAAGATGGAATATAATATAACGGAGCCTCAGTCAGTGGAATCAATAATTGAAGTCGGCAAACGTTTATTTTTTCCGAATGGAAGAAATTCttttggaaatttaaatgatatggaAGTGAATTTAACTAATTACAGCGGTGAGAAAATTGAACGCTTCTGCAATATAGATGAACAACCGTGTACATTTCAAGAATTTTTGAAGTCAACAGGAAGGTACTCGTCTCAATTCCATGTTTATCTTTCGACGAAAAGCATTACCTATGATAAAATAAAGCCACTGGAAGAAACAAGTGAAACGAGTTATCTTGCCAACAGGAAGACAATACAAGGACTGCATGTACAGTATACTAAGAATGAAACATCAGAATATTCAGGAGACACCTCAATTATCACATGTCATAGCACAAAACAATGCAGGGAATTATCAGGTATTCCTGATGACATAGACGATTACGACCCTCTTGAAGATGGTTATAATGTAACGTATCTGGCTGTAAATGATAAGGTTTACATGGAGCGAACTTCGTCTGGCCTCAGTTTTCCACAAGACGTCGCTGGACAAgacagtgcatatatatttcatggaCCTAATGAGATATGTGGAATGAATGAAGGCAAAGTTGTTTTAGGCGTAGTAACAAACTGTTCTGAAAACGTTAATTACACATGGTATAAGGATCAAAGCATATATGCAGCAGGGATTAATCTCATGTTGATACATACAAATGACACTGGTgtctaa